A single region of the Stigmatopora argus isolate UIUO_Sarg chromosome 6, RoL_Sarg_1.0, whole genome shotgun sequence genome encodes:
- the LOC144075428 gene encoding CTTNBP2 N-terminal-like protein: MKSELNMESLSKQELLMLFSILEGELEARDMVIDTLKAQRKEFFVQERYGRYDLSDPFLALQRDGEAVGTQRGKDHPPASNPLVVLKLVVSHCRRMQEKMLAQLAAAESRHRKVIMDLEEEKRKHAEDTAEGDDVTYILEKERERLQQQLDFERGQVRRLEKEQRRVTDQLEEERAQHKQLSCALAKECKWASARALEEGHRLTETGRKLDKEREACQALREELEEERQRALRMEARVEEQLAEFDTEREQLRSRLKKEEAHHARLQDQVEELQRKLSDADMVVADVTEETEQWATKVPSGIKPEHQEKEVNGNHCETESDEGLKSGPPSEKSAGHQTSSSPVSTKNPSGCKSSYQVGINQRFHAARHKFQAGPPEPEATQPATEKPPCTSPPPPAESSKQMARSTVTQVLSRFTSSQQTAKIPAPNHSPFGTDYRCLATPLSPVAGRAAAGVRSPNVPRADRGNPPPIPPKKPGLAQAPPSPAAVPRSGGNLNDGPLPGSCGLTSAQDGVKELDVVLSSN, from the exons TCCGAACTGAATATGGAGAGTTTGAGCAAGCAGGAGCTGCTGATGTTATTTAGCATCCTGGAGGGAGAGCTGGAAGCGAGAGACATGGTCATCGACACTCTCAAG GCTCAGCGCAAAGAGTTCTTCGTGCAGGAGCGCTACGGCCGCTACGACCTCAGCGATCCCTTCCTGGCTCTGCAGAGAGACGGCGAGGCGGTCGGCACCCAGCGTGGCAAAGACCACCCGCCCGCTTCCAACCCGTTGGTGGTGCTCAAGCTGGTGGTGAGCCACTGCAGGAGGATGCAGGAGAAGATGCTGGCCCAGCTGGCGGCGGCGGAAAGTAGACACCGGAAG GTCATCATGGATCTGGAAGAAGAGAAGAGGAAGCACGCCGAAGACACGGCCGAGGGCGACGATGTCACTTACATTCTGGAGAAGGAGCGGGAACGTTTACAACAGCAG CTGGATTTTGAGCGTGGCCAAGTGCGGCGCCTGGAAAAAGAACAGCGGCGGGTCACGGATCAGCTGGAGGAAGAACGAGCGCAACACAAGCAGCTTTCCTGCGCGCTCGCCAAAGAGTGCAAGTGGGCTAGCGCCAGGGCCCTGGAGGAGGGACATCGGCTCACCGAGACCGGTCGCAAGCTGGACAAG GAAAGGGAAGCTTGCCAGGCGTTGAGGGAGGAGCTAGAGGAGGAGCGGCAGCGAGCGTTGAGGATGGAGGCCAGGGTGGAGGAGCAATTGGCTGAATTCGACACGGAGCGAGAGCAACTCCGCTCTCGGCTCAAGAAAGAGGAGGCCCACCACGCCAGACTGCAGGACCAG GTGGAGGAGCTTCAGAGGAAGCTGAGTGACGCCGACATGGTGGTGGCCGACGTCACAGAGGAAACTGAGCAGTGGGCCACCAAAGTTCCTTCAGGAATCAAACCAGAACACCAAGAGAAAGAAGTCAACGGGAACCATTGCGAAACGGAGTCCGACGAGGGTCTCAAAAGCGGCCCCCCGAGTGAGAAATCCGCAGGTCATCAGACTTCCAGTTCCCCCGTTTCAACGAAAAATCCCTCGGGTTGCAAGTCCTCCTACCAGGTTGGAATCAACCAGCGCTTCCACGCCGCCCGCCACAAGTTCCAAGCGGGACCCCCGGAGCCCGAGGCCACCCAGCCGGCCACCGAGAAGCCCCCCTGCACCTCCCCTCCTCCCCCCGCAGAGTCCAGTAAGCAAATGGCCCGCAGCACCGTCACTCAAGTCCTGTCCCGCTTCACCAGCTCGCAGCAGACGGCCAAGATTCCCGCACCAAACCACTCCCCCTTCGGGACCGACTACCGGTGCTTAGCAACCCCTTTGTCTCCTGTCGCCGggcgggcggcggcgggggtCCGCTCCCCCAACGTCCCGAGGGCCGACCGGGGGAACCCTCCGCCCATCCCGCCTAAAAAACCCGGCCTGGCTCAAGCCCCGCCCTCACCAGCCGCCGTCCCGAGGTCGGGCGGCAATTTAAACGACGGGCCCCTCCCCGGAAGCTGCGGCCTAACGTCGGCACAAGATGGCGTTAAAGAACTAGACGTGGTGCTCTCGTCGAATTGA